The following proteins come from a genomic window of Lolium rigidum isolate FL_2022 chromosome 5, APGP_CSIRO_Lrig_0.1, whole genome shotgun sequence:
- the LOC124656816 gene encoding serine/threonine-protein kinase BLUS1-like, which yields MADDAGAGGQSKYPLNPESYRLLCKIGSGVSAVVYKAACLPLGSAPVAIKAIDLERSRANLEDVWREAKAMALLSHANVLRAHCSFTVGSHLWVVMPFMAAGSLHSILAHGFPDGLPEPCIAVVLKETLRALCYLHEQGRIHRDIKAGNVLVDSDGSVKLADFGVSASIYETPPAAASSLSGPLVHAPQVVLGSSSYFSEMAGTPYWMAPEVIHSHVGYGIKADIWSFGITALELAHGRPPLSHLPPSKSMLLRVTSRVRLEDAENSKKKKFSKAFKDMVSSCLCQEPAKRPSAEKLLRHPFFKGCRSKDYLVRTVLSGVPSIEERCLQDVTSFCGCTAGGARCVSPCHGQASIVKNRRMSGWNFSAKEDVESFEELDLTGTAARRFHPFDDEYPVLEPTCEGGAGEDEDKGMPQSECDDQENEEGFGVKGVVVPHLMTILGSLELQKRMLAQELEGSCYHLDGNCCRDTTAREKMLLAYVRQLEERVEVLTLEVEEEITRNAHLEELLHEKAT from the coding sequence ATGGCAGATGACGCGGGTGCTGGCGGCCAATCCAAGTACCCGCTCAACCCGGAGTCCTACCGGCTTCTCTGCAAGATCGGCAGCGGCGTGAGCGCCGTGGTGTACAAGGCCGCATGCCTGCCGCTCGGGTCGGCGCCGGTGGCCATCAAGGCCATCGACCTGGAGCGCTCCCGCGCCAACCTCGAGGACGTGTGGCGTGAGGCCAAGGCGATGGCGCTTCTGTCGCACGCCAACGTGCTGCGCGCGCACTGCTCCTTCACGGTCGGCAGCCACCTGTGGGTGGTCATGCCGTTCATGGCCGCCGGCTCTCTGCACTCCATCCTGGCCCACGGGTTCCCCGACGGGCTCCCGGAGCCGTGCATCGCGGTGGTGCTCAAGGAGACCCTCCGTGCGCTGTGCTACCTCCACGAGCAGGGCCGGATCCACCGCGACATCAAGGCCGGGAACGTGCTGGTGGACTCCGACGGCTCCGTGAAGCTCGCCGACTTCGGCGTGTCCGCGTCCATCTACGAgacccctccggcggcggcatcctcgCTGTCAGGGCCCCTGGTCCACGCCCCGCAGGTTGTGCTCGGTTCGTCCTCCTACTTCAGCGAGATGGCAGGGACGCCGTACTGGATGGCGCCGGAGGTGATCCACTCGCACGTCGGCTACGGCATCAAGGCGGACATCTGGTCGTTCGGCATCACGGCCCTCGAGCTCGCGCACGGGCGGCCGCCGCTCTCCCACCTGCCGCCGTCCAAGTCGATGCTGCTGAGGGTCACGAGCCGCGTCCGGCTGGAGGACGCGGAGaactcgaagaagaagaagttctCCAAGGCGTTCAAGGACATGGTGTCCTCCTGCCTCTGCCAGGAGCCGGCCAAGCGGCCGTCGGCGGAGAAGCTGCTCCGGCACCCCTTCTTCAAGGGCTGCCGCTCCAAGGACTACCTCGTCCGCACGGTCCTCAGCGGCGTGCCGAGCATCGAGGAGCGGTGCCTGCAGGACGTCACGAGCTTCTGCGGCTGTACCGCAGGGGGCGCGCGGTGCGTGTCGCCGTGCCACGGCCAGGCGAGCATCGTCAAGAACCGCCGCATGAGTGGCTGGAACTTCAGCGCAAAGGAAGATGTGGAGAGCTTCGAGGAGCTCGATCTGACCGGCACGGCAGCACGGCGGTTCCATCCGTTTGATGACGAATATCCCGTGCTCGAGCCAACTTGCGAAGGCGGCGCCGGAGAGGATGAAGACAAGGGCATGCCGCAAAGTGAATGTGATGATCAAGAAAACGAGGAGGGGTTTGGCGTGAAAGGTGTGGTGGTGCCACATCTGATGACTATCTTGGGGAGCCTCGAGCTGCAGAAAAGGATGCTGGCGCAGGAACTAGAGGGTAGCTGCTATCACCTCGACGGCAATTGCTGCCGCGACACGACGGCGAGGGAGAAGATGCTACTCGCGTACGTGCGGCAGCTCGAGGAAAGGGTGGAAGTGCTGAccttggaggtggaggaggaaatcACCAGGAATGCCCACCTGGAGGAGCTTCTGCACGAGAAGGCTACCTGA